A stretch of the Thiomicrorhabdus xiamenensis genome encodes the following:
- a CDS encoding M48 family metallopeptidase, translating into MSHFARKLVDKLANQAVPKADYPQHWPMQVNNEPTQIAIKYTRRNRSIGLKYLQEGWKLYCPQNVSPKKVRSMLQSHHADLQAFIDRHSSKIHKRAQQQNISPLQKGSEFIWLGQKCQIECELAELERELIKEAQDYLHPKVAFYAEQMQLAPKQIKVKNYKSCWGNCYHQRGLVQFNWKLLQAPEWVVDYVIVHELAHLVHPNHSRDFWSLVQYHYPQTPQAKSYLKQYGGHMMKFYVR; encoded by the coding sequence ATGTCACATTTTGCCAGAAAATTAGTCGATAAACTTGCCAATCAGGCGGTGCCGAAAGCGGACTATCCGCAACACTGGCCTATGCAGGTCAATAACGAGCCGACGCAGATTGCGATTAAATATACCCGTCGCAACCGTTCGATTGGACTGAAGTATCTGCAAGAGGGCTGGAAACTTTACTGTCCGCAAAATGTCTCGCCGAAAAAAGTGCGTTCCATGCTGCAAAGTCACCACGCCGACCTGCAGGCTTTTATCGACCGCCATTCGTCGAAAATTCACAAAAGGGCGCAACAGCAGAACATTTCCCCCCTACAAAAAGGCTCGGAGTTCATCTGGCTTGGTCAAAAATGCCAGATTGAATGTGAACTGGCAGAACTGGAGAGAGAACTGATTAAAGAGGCGCAAGACTATCTGCATCCTAAAGTGGCCTTCTATGCCGAACAGATGCAGCTGGCACCTAAACAGATCAAAGTGAAAAACTATAAATCCTGCTGGGGTAACTGCTACCATCAGCGCGGGCTGGTGCAATTCAACTGGAAACTGCTGCAAGCCCCCGAATGGGTGGTGGACTATGTCATTGTCCATGAACTCGCCCATCTGGTTCACCCCAACCACTCCCGCGACTTCTGGTCACTGGTGCAATACCATTATCCTCAAACCCCGCAAGCCAAAAGCTATCTAAAACAATATGGCGGCCACATGATGAAGTTTTATGTGCGCTGA
- a CDS encoding RluA family pseudouridine synthase yields MTEAKNAHLSEKPVSENPHFQAVAENETSALELLAQACPFSKAQLKDFAQKGAIWLNHGKKAEAIRRLKRTLKPGQQLDLYYNPKLLQQPLLGDQFQATLIQDFGAYSVWFKPRGMLSQGSKYGDFQSLPRWIELRSEQFFGQIRQCWQIHRLDRATEGLMLIAHNKKTAAALTRLFEEKRIHKTYLANVWGKPSQPEWSSHEPIDGKNATSHFKLIGNSEIDGHHFSRVEIAIETGRKHQIRKHLASANLPIIGDRLYGNAQLDQPYDFDLQLSAYKLRWICPISHSEQTIRLSDELLTLID; encoded by the coding sequence ATGACCGAAGCAAAAAACGCCCACCTGTCCGAAAAACCGGTTTCCGAGAACCCGCATTTTCAGGCCGTTGCCGAGAACGAAACAAGCGCTCTGGAATTGTTGGCGCAGGCTTGCCCTTTCAGCAAGGCGCAATTAAAAGACTTTGCTCAGAAAGGTGCGATCTGGCTCAATCACGGAAAAAAGGCCGAAGCGATTCGTCGCCTGAAGCGCACCTTGAAACCCGGTCAGCAGCTTGACCTGTACTACAACCCAAAGCTGTTACAGCAACCTTTGCTCGGCGATCAGTTTCAAGCGACGCTGATTCAAGATTTCGGCGCCTACTCGGTGTGGTTCAAACCGCGCGGCATGCTATCTCAAGGCAGTAAATACGGCGATTTTCAAAGCCTTCCGCGCTGGATCGAACTGCGCTCGGAGCAATTTTTCGGACAGATTCGTCAGTGCTGGCAGATCCACCGTCTGGACCGAGCGACTGAAGGGCTGATGCTGATCGCGCACAATAAAAAAACTGCGGCTGCGCTGACACGGCTGTTTGAAGAGAAGCGAATTCATAAAACCTATCTGGCTAATGTCTGGGGCAAACCGAGCCAACCCGAATGGAGCAGCCACGAGCCGATCGACGGCAAAAACGCGACCAGTCATTTCAAACTGATCGGCAACTCAGAAATCGATGGCCATCACTTTAGCCGCGTTGAGATTGCTATCGAAACCGGCCGCAAGCACCAAATCCGCAAACACCTCGCCTCGGCGAATCTGCCGATTATCGGCGACCGACTGTACGGCAATGCACAATTGGATCAGCCATACGATTTCGATCTGCAACTGAGCGCCTATAAACTTCGCTGGATCTGCCCGATTAGTCACAGCGAACAGACCATCCGGCTTTCCGACGAACTCCTGACGCTGATCGACTAG
- a CDS encoding 3'-5' exonuclease yields the protein MSDNASLAQCAQLLNQSDDYQVLRKLKPTEQFNVPQQESYHRVCVIDTETTGLNTAECEIIELGYQIIEFDSQGHFYRVLAAKNFLNEPEGEITPEVTKVTGLTMEDVAGHQIPWDQVADDIAQAQLCVAHNAAFDRPVLERYHDVFVDKIWGCSVVQIDWEALTDVGSRSQEFLCWKIGQFFYGAHRALDDVQALSELLSQSVGEAKMPAFHYLLKKIRVAKSIIQATGAPFDIKDQLRSRGYRWDASLRVWKKLIDDDQLETETVWLAENSTPNPTINKLKATDTFSIRAQ from the coding sequence ATGAGCGATAACGCCTCACTCGCACAATGTGCCCAACTGTTAAATCAGTCCGATGATTATCAGGTTCTTCGCAAACTCAAACCAACCGAACAATTCAATGTTCCGCAACAGGAAAGCTATCATCGCGTCTGCGTCATTGACACCGAAACCACCGGTCTGAATACGGCCGAGTGCGAAATCATTGAACTCGGCTATCAGATTATCGAGTTTGACAGTCAGGGACATTTCTACCGTGTGCTGGCCGCTAAAAACTTCCTTAACGAACCGGAAGGCGAAATCACCCCGGAAGTCACCAAGGTCACCGGCTTGACCATGGAAGACGTCGCCGGGCATCAGATCCCTTGGGATCAGGTCGCCGACGACATCGCTCAGGCACAACTGTGCGTGGCGCATAATGCCGCTTTCGACCGCCCGGTACTGGAACGCTATCACGACGTTTTTGTCGACAAAATCTGGGGCTGTTCAGTGGTACAGATTGACTGGGAAGCTCTGACCGATGTCGGCTCGCGCTCGCAGGAATTTCTGTGCTGGAAAATCGGCCAGTTCTTCTACGGCGCACACCGCGCGCTGGACGATGTTCAGGCCCTTTCGGAACTGCTTTCACAATCGGTCGGCGAAGCGAAAATGCCGGCTTTCCACTATCTGCTGAAAAAAATCCGTGTCGCCAAATCGATTATTCAGGCGACCGGTGCGCCTTTCGATATCAAGGATCAGCTGCGCAGTCGCGGTTACCGCTGGGATGCAAGTTTACGCGTGTGGAAAAAGCTGATTGACGATGACCAGCTGGAAACCGAAACCGTCTGGCTGGCGGAAAACTCGACCCCGAACCCGACGATCAACAAGCTCAAAGCGACCGATACCTTTTCGATTCGCGCGCAATAA
- a CDS encoding cytochrome b, with amino-acid sequence MQWLNNLERYGLLSIFLHWIMVVLIALAYLSIELEDIFDKGSAGREFMEYSHFIIGLSVLALVLFRLLVKYLQQSPVLLGDPNAMQTKAAGGVHIGLYLFMVLMPLLGWLIISAEGEQLMIFGSRLPHLIGESHGAAEFFEEVHEFVGNLGYFIIGIHALAALWHHYILRDNVLRRMLWK; translated from the coding sequence ATGCAGTGGTTAAACAATCTGGAGCGTTATGGACTCCTGTCGATTTTTTTGCACTGGATCATGGTTGTTCTGATTGCACTGGCGTATCTGTCGATCGAACTCGAAGATATCTTTGATAAGGGGTCTGCCGGCAGAGAGTTTATGGAGTACAGTCATTTTATCATCGGACTCTCGGTACTCGCTCTGGTCTTATTTCGTCTGCTGGTTAAATATCTACAGCAATCGCCGGTACTCTTGGGCGATCCGAATGCCATGCAGACCAAGGCGGCCGGCGGCGTGCATATCGGCCTGTATCTGTTTATGGTGCTGATGCCGCTACTGGGCTGGCTGATTATCAGTGCCGAAGGCGAACAACTGATGATATTCGGTTCCCGGCTGCCGCATTTAATCGGCGAAAGTCACGGTGCCGCAGAATTCTTTGAAGAAGTGCATGAGTTTGTCGGAAATCTGGGCTACTTTATTATCGGGATTCACGCTCTGGCGGCGCTGTGGCACCATTACATTCTGCGCGACAATGTCTTGCGCCGCATGTTGTGGAAATAA
- a CDS encoding diacylglycerol kinase, whose product MKSPHSGFKRIFHAAGYSWKGFKSTWKHETAFRQEVILFVLLLPLAFWIGESAFERAILIAVLMIVLLVELLNTAIESTVDRIGDDYHKLSGRAKDQASAAVFLSFFIAAVVWAGFLISKIMGGL is encoded by the coding sequence ATGAAATCACCGCACAGCGGTTTCAAACGGATTTTTCACGCGGCAGGTTATTCCTGGAAAGGGTTTAAATCGACCTGGAAGCACGAGACGGCTTTCCGTCAGGAGGTGATCCTGTTTGTACTGCTGCTACCGCTGGCTTTCTGGATCGGCGAAAGCGCCTTTGAGCGGGCGATTCTGATTGCGGTATTGATGATTGTTCTATTGGTGGAATTGCTCAATACCGCTATTGAATCCACGGTCGATCGGATCGGTGACGATTATCACAAACTTTCGGGCCGGGCGAAAGATCAGGCTTCGGCGGCGGTCTTTCTGTCGTTCTTTATCGCCGCCGTTGTCTGGGCAGGCTTTCTGATTTCGAAAATCATGGGCGGTTTATAG
- a CDS encoding HIRAN domain-containing protein: protein MRLTLRFPIKGLYYYAADALWPHLKTGMHFKIQTEPDNSYDANAIQLFWTNRQGSALIGYIPRQLAKTLAEIYSPHDIENLDNRISYLWRQGKWQEIELQMTLDLPWHKALQSVLLSLWLRKKHQWQRFRRKKSC from the coding sequence ATGCGATTGACTCTGCGCTTTCCGATTAAAGGCCTGTATTACTACGCCGCCGATGCCCTCTGGCCGCATTTAAAAACCGGAATGCACTTTAAAATACAAACCGAACCGGATAATTCTTACGATGCCAATGCAATACAACTGTTTTGGACGAACCGGCAAGGAAGCGCGCTGATCGGTTATATTCCGCGGCAGCTGGCCAAAACGCTGGCAGAAATCTACTCTCCGCATGACATTGAAAACCTCGACAACCGCATCAGCTATCTGTGGCGACAGGGAAAATGGCAGGAAATCGAACTGCAAATGACGCTCGATCTTCCGTGGCATAAGGCATTGCAATCGGTTTTGCTGTCGCTGTGGCTGCGAAAAAAACACCAGTGGCAACGCTTTCGTCGTAAGAAAAGTTGCTAA